The Chryseobacterium sp. JV274 sequence CTTTTTGATGATATTGTCTTTATTATCGGCAAAATAAGTTGTTAGTGCATATAAAAACGAATCTTTTGATTTTAGTTTTTGCAATAGCTTTTCTCTAATTTTAAATACATTCGTTGTACTATTGTAGAATACAAATGATAGTCTCGAACTTTGCTCAATATCATCCCAATTCTGAATATTTCTAATTGCAGAATTAAAAAGAGTTTCATTCTTTTCATAATTAAATAGAACTACCAAATCAATTGCAAGATCAGTATTTTTAGATGCTACGCTCAAAATGGATATTAAATCATTTTGGTAAATAATTTTGTTCAGGGATAATAATTCTTCGAAATAAGGATAGTCTTTATTACTTTTTATATCTGCCTTGACATTATCTAAATCAGGTAAAATATCATTACCTATTTTAATATATTTTCCATCCTTTGATATCTGATAATTGGTAGTTTCATTGAATATTAAGACATTATTATATCCGTTTTGAAGTTTATCAGGTTTAATACCAAGCAGATCTTTGTTGATTTTATCAAAATTTTCCTCAGTATCATTGAATTTATGATTGGTGAAATAACTTTCGATTATTTCAGTTTCTTTTTCTATTATTTTCTCTTCCTGCTTGCCTGAACATGAAATGAATATGAGTGATAATAAAATTAAAAAGGATTTCATCATTGTGGATTTATCTTAATTTTCAAACATTTCGAAACAGTAAGGATTATTTATTTTTTTAATATTACATTTTTTAATCCATATCTTTTTTCTGTGTATTCGCTCTCAAATAATAACTTACCTTTATCATATCGAAGAGTACCGAAATAATGTGGTTTATCTGCATCACCTGTATATCCGTTAATTACCTGTGAATATTTTAAAAATATTCTTCCATCAACAGTCTTATCTTCTTTAAGTAGGTATTGATTATACATTTTTCCCATATTTCCAGATTCTGTATAAATAATAGAATCTTTCTCAATTTTCAACGAAACTCCATAATCATCCAACTTCTCGTTGGTTGCAAAATATTCTCCTGATGGGATAGAAATCTGTTGTTTTGATGATGAAATACTTCCTCCAATTTTCTGTAAATCAGATTCAATAACTTGAGTATTAAGATCATATTTTTTTTCTTTCTTCAATACACAGCTTTTTCCTTTTTGATTATCTGTGCACGAAATGGATATGAATGATAATAAAATTAAAAAGTTTTTCATGATTTGGTTTATGGGATTGTGTCAACTAGATTTATTGCATCAATATCCATTCATTATTAGTAGATTCTCCTCCAACTCCTTTTATATAAAATTGAGTTTTATCTTTTTTAATTATAAATTTCGGATCAATATCTACACAATTTAATTGATCACCACTATAATATATTTCTAATTGATTGTCTTTTTCGATACCTATATATTTACCTTCACACAGGTTGGACTCCTTATATGTGTTTAGTGATAAGAATATATTACTCTTTTTAATGTCAAATTCATATGAAATAGAAGCCATACCTGTTGTTGTAGCTTCTGTTTCTACTGAAGTAGAATGAGTACCATCATAAGTTGATGAATGGTTTTTAAGATTTTTAAGAACCTCTTTCTGAATAAGACTGGTTTCAAATGCTAAAATATCTTCTGGAATCTTTGAAGTCTCAATTTCTCCTATTTGTTTCCATTTATTCTTTTCATATAAATAAAACGTTGTTTTTGCATTTTGTTTTGGTTCAAACTCTCCATCTTCTCCACCTGTATAAGTGATGAATTCACTAGGTAAATAAGAAGCAACTACATAATAATTATTTTCTTTAATGAGGTTTTTTATAGCTTTTGAATTTTGGGCATCATTTTCAGGATTATTAGATTTCGAAAAAAAACCTTTCGAATTATTAGGGCTCCAAAAATATTGAGTTTCATTACTTTTCCCGATAAAATCTACACTGAAAACACCCATTTTTTTATCTGAATAAGTGTATGTTGGATAGGGATTGGAGATATCTGGAATGAAAAAACCGGTTGCTTGGTATTTTGTATCTAGAAAATTGATAGAGTTCTCATCTAGGTTTGTAATTTGAACTTTTTGAGAATTATCGATTTTTTTAGAATTTTGAACCTTGTTTTTTTCTTGTCCATTACAACTTTGTAAGGTAACAAATGCAATTACTATTAAAAATATTTTATTCATTCTTTTTATTTAATATGATTTCCTTTTACAGTTTCATCAAATTTTGTTTTCATAAATTGTTCTGGATCTACACGTGTATTTCCACCATAAAAAACGCCATTCGTTGATGCTTCAATGTGAACATGATAGTATTGAGGTAAAATATCTTTTGCATTCCCTGTATTTCCAGATTTACCGAAAACTTTTCCATGTTTTATCTTTTGTCCTTTTGATACAGAATATGAGTTTAAATGACAATATCTTATCCAGATAAATTTACCATTTTTATCTTTAGATTTAATAGTAACAATCATTCCTAAATCTCCTTTTGTGTCTAGGGCTTCTACAACTTCTCCACAAAGCATTGATTTTAATTCCTTGTCTAAATTTGCTAAGATATCGGTACCTGTGTGATAATATCCTTTAGGATGTTTGTTATTGTACCTAGGAGTTCTATGAAATCTATTTTTGTTTACGTTGTTACTTTGGTCATTTAATTTTGGATTGTCTATTACATCATCATATTCAAAGCATTGGGAACAATCTTCTGGGCATTTTGATGTTTGCTTTTCATCTGATTTTTCAGGTGAACTATTACAATTAAATTTTTGTGTTTTATGAGTACTTCCTTCGTCATAGCTATCATGATATCTTTCTAAAATTTCTGAACGTTGAATCTTACCATCTCCTTTATTTATTCCTTTACTTTTTTTATCAACACTTTCATTTTGAGTATATTCAATAGTCCCTTTCTCATATAAAACATAATTATCTGATTGATTTACACCTTTAGGAGCAAATACATGTAAATAAATGTCTTCTGAGGTTTTAATTTTACTTTTTGAAGGTTCAAAATATTTTTTAACATAATCAAGTTGTTTAATTTCTCCCATTGTTGCAAAACGTAATTTTACTTCATGTAATTTATCGAAGCCGCTACCAGATTTAAATTCTCCAATTGCTTGTAATGCAGATTGTGTAAATTGAATTAACCCAACTGCTCGTGAAGTACGAACTTCTTTTCCCGTTTTTTTATCTTTTTGAATAAGCCAGAAATCATCTTTTGTTATGGCCTTGACATTCTTTAAAGTTTGACCCATTATTTGGTGAGCTTTAAATGAACTTGCTGTTTCTACATTCATTACAGCCATTAACCCACTTGCCATCTCCATTTTTCTATTTTCTCCCCACAATTCAGCGCATATTTGCACTACTTTCTTTCTAAACTCACAACTCACTTTCTCCCCCCAAATTAAATCTTTATATTGTTCTTGGCATATACAACTTCCTTGTTTCTCAGGTTTTTCTGTTTTCTGCACTCCCGCCGCACTCTTCACCTTCTCCACTTCCATCAAGCCCTCCGAATTTACCCCAAATTTCTGAGATTCTGCGGAAAGATCTTTGGAGATAATTTCGATAAAATAATTTTGTTTATCGGAGTCCGGATCGCCAATAGGGGAGTCTATTCCTTTTTCAAAAATAGCTTTTGTAATGATAAATCCTGAAGTGTCATAGATATCCGCTGTAATTTTAATATTTCCACTTCTAAACACTTCATCATTGGAAGCGGTGTCATATTCCCAAACTACATATTGAATATGTTTTTCCACCATATTTTTGGAGTGGATTCTTATCCTCACTTTATCTCCTACAGCTACTTTGGAAAGCTCTTTTCCTGTATCATCAATGAAAACAGCTTCTATGATATTACCCTTAGGGTCGGGCTGCTTGGGGCCTCCTCCTTGTCCGGGCGTGAATTTTGGTGTGTGTTGCTGAGGTTGATTTTGATTTTGAGGTTTAGGTTGTGGCTTGGGCTGATTTTGAGGCTGTCCTTTATAATCAGGATTGGCCACATCTACATTCACCTGGCTGGCTCCCTGAATTTTCCCGGAGTAAGTTGCCGTAACATAGTATTCATGATTAGCTCCTTCATTCTTATCACCTTTCATCATAAACTGATTGGCTACCTGACGAAGAATTTTTTCATCAGACATCAGAGGAATTGGTACTTCCGCAATCCCTTTTTCATTGACCTGAGCCTTGTA is a genomic window containing:
- a CDS encoding SH3 domain-containing protein, with the translated sequence MMKSFLILLSLIFISCSGKQEEKIIEKETEIIESYFTNHKFNDTEENFDKINKDLLGIKPDKLQNGYNNVLIFNETTNYQISKDGKYIKIGNDILPDLDNVKADIKSNKDYPYFEELLSLNKIIYQNDLISILSVASKNTDLAIDLVVLFNYEKNETLFNSAIRNIQNWDDIEQSSRLSFVFYNSTTNVFKIREKLLQKLKSKDSFLYALTTYFADNKDNIIKKNDIPDSTLQKAIAYLLQLGFEGKESIDIQSDKTYLLLNNVYVSHPELKDSFQKNKYYGYPSLEKYSKDYGLIQEDNQEKVYSRIVDPDGFTNLRKDKNTSSQILQKINTGEQVEVLDQNGDWWLVVSKEGKKGYVHKSRIKAE
- a CDS encoding M23 family metallopeptidase; translation: MTGNIIGNQNPMVGKTYTYEIKPSGLSFGLKGEYEWYLYKKQKNGIWKDITSQPKKGEKVTYRFGEIGLGIEFQMKVYETKKGIFPGLPDTKELAATFILIPTSDKVSKIDKVILFNRGAKDVNKASYRDTLIAQAHCIAMFNKEIEFHLWEDDAPGKGHDPNINKNNRHTRSYKAQVNEKGIAEVPIPLMSDEKILRQVANQFMMKGDKNEGANHEYYVTATYSGKIQGASQVNVDVANPDYKGQPQNQPKPQPKPQNQNQPQQHTPKFTPGQGGGPKQPDPKGNIIEAVFIDDTGKELSKVAVGDKVRIRIHSKNMVEKHIQYVVWEYDTASNDEVFRSGNIKITADIYDTSGFIITKAIFEKGIDSPIGDPDSDKQNYFIEIISKDLSAESQKFGVNSEGLMEVEKVKSAAGVQKTEKPEKQGSCICQEQYKDLIWGEKVSCEFRKKVVQICAELWGENRKMEMASGLMAVMNVETASSFKAHQIMGQTLKNVKAITKDDFWLIQKDKKTGKEVRTSRAVGLIQFTQSALQAIGEFKSGSGFDKLHEVKLRFATMGEIKQLDYVKKYFEPSKSKIKTSEDIYLHVFAPKGVNQSDNYVLYEKGTIEYTQNESVDKKSKGINKGDGKIQRSEILERYHDSYDEGSTHKTQKFNCNSSPEKSDEKQTSKCPEDCSQCFEYDDVIDNPKLNDQSNNVNKNRFHRTPRYNNKHPKGYYHTGTDILANLDKELKSMLCGEVVEALDTKGDLGMIVTIKSKDKNGKFIWIRYCHLNSYSVSKGQKIKHGKVFGKSGNTGNAKDILPQYYHVHIEASTNGVFYGGNTRVDPEQFMKTKFDETVKGNHIK